The following proteins are co-located in the Streptomyces asiaticus genome:
- a CDS encoding glycosyltransferase, translated as MSGPLTILFAPESAYGPTNNCVGIGDVLRRRGHRVVFAAEASWKGRLAPLGFEEDLVDLAPPPETPQEAGQFWKDFVRETAPEFQKPTIEQLGTWVRPVWEELVAGARYCEPQLKRIVDRVRPDVIVEDNVVCFPALTTADAPFVRIVSCNPLEVKGEHVPPPFSGYPAGDRAGWAAFRAEYDRTHRELWDEFNAWVVDQGARPLPDLEFIHDGELNLYVCPEIADYAEARPLGPAWHRLDSSVRETDEEFTLPPELAERPEGSALIYFSLGSLGSADVGLMRRIIASLARTPHRCIVSKGPLHDQIELPPTMWGAEFLPQTWILPLVDLVITHGGNNTTTESFHFGKPMIVLPLFWDQYDNAQRVAELGYGLRLDPYRFTDAQLHGALAELLGDTRLRHRLAEASTTIRARDGLRTAADLIERHGHERRGR; from the coding sequence TTGAGCGGACCCCTGACCATCCTCTTCGCGCCGGAGAGCGCGTACGGCCCGACCAACAACTGCGTCGGCATCGGTGACGTACTGCGCCGGCGGGGCCACCGCGTGGTGTTCGCGGCGGAGGCGTCCTGGAAGGGCAGGCTCGCCCCGCTCGGCTTCGAGGAGGACCTGGTCGACCTGGCCCCGCCGCCCGAAACACCCCAGGAGGCGGGCCAGTTCTGGAAGGACTTCGTACGGGAGACCGCCCCCGAATTCCAAAAGCCCACGATCGAACAGCTGGGCACGTGGGTCAGACCGGTCTGGGAGGAACTGGTCGCCGGCGCCCGGTACTGCGAACCCCAGCTCAAGAGAATCGTGGACCGGGTCCGGCCGGATGTGATCGTCGAGGACAACGTCGTCTGCTTCCCCGCGCTGACCACGGCCGACGCGCCCTTCGTGCGGATCGTCTCCTGCAACCCGCTGGAGGTGAAGGGCGAACACGTTCCCCCGCCCTTCTCCGGGTACCCGGCCGGTGACCGCGCGGGCTGGGCCGCGTTCCGCGCCGAGTACGACCGCACGCACCGCGAGCTCTGGGACGAGTTCAACGCCTGGGTCGTGGACCAGGGCGCGAGGCCGCTGCCCGACCTGGAGTTCATCCACGACGGCGAGCTGAACCTGTACGTCTGCCCGGAGATCGCCGACTACGCCGAAGCTCGCCCGCTGGGCCCTGCCTGGCACCGGCTGGACTCCTCGGTGCGCGAGACCGACGAGGAGTTCACCCTGCCGCCGGAGCTGGCCGAACGGCCCGAGGGCAGCGCGCTGATCTACTTCAGCCTGGGCTCCCTCGGCTCCGCCGACGTCGGCCTCATGCGCCGGATCATCGCCTCCCTGGCGCGCACCCCGCACCGCTGCATCGTCTCCAAGGGGCCGCTGCACGACCAGATCGAGCTGCCTCCCACCATGTGGGGCGCGGAGTTCCTCCCGCAGACGTGGATCCTCCCGCTCGTCGACCTCGTCATCACCCATGGCGGCAACAACACGACCACCGAGAGCTTCCACTTCGGCAAGCCCATGATCGTGCTCCCGCTGTTCTGGGACCAGTACGACAACGCACAGCGGGTCGCCGAACTCGGCTACGGTCTCCGCCTCGACCCGTACCGCTTCACCGACGCCCAACTGCACGGCGCGCTGGCGGAGTTGCTCGGCGACACCCGCCTGCGGCACCGGCTCGCGGAAGCCTCCACGACCATCCGGGCCCGCGACGGGCTGCGCACCGCCGCCGACCTCATCGAGCGGCACGGCCACGAAAGGCGGGGAAGATGA
- a CDS encoding amidase: MTTPYRIDRINATRRSMLALGTAAAATPLLGAAPAQASPGTGTLDELGITELRERMDAGRLDAERLTRYYLDRIERIDPLLHAVIEVNPDALREARRLDAGQHPRGPLHGMPILLKDLVETADRMHTTAGSLALEGLRPARDATVAARLRAAGAVILGKTNLSEWAGGMSLTHHAGWSARGGQTRNPYKLDRSPNESSSGTAAAAAANLCVAGIGTETNGSIIDPASANCVVGVKPTVGLVGRGGVIPGVPSQDSVGPIARTVRDAAIMLGVLVGIDDRDPATEAGRGHFPRDYTRFLDADGLRGARIGVPRTVYFGYSDHADEIAERAIATLRAAGATVVDPADIPTAEQLEDLPSSKIVQVYEIKRALNAYLDGAPGDHPRGLAELIAFNRAHADRELRYVRQDGLEAVHRLDFTESEYREALATNHRLSRAEGIDAVLRRFRLDALVMPTTGPPAKIDLVRGDSYGGGASTPAALAGYPAISVPAGFASGLPVGLTFMGTAWSEPTLLRLAYAYEQVGRVRRAPTYRPADVGF, from the coding sequence ATGACCACCCCGTACCGAATTGACCGGATCAACGCCACGCGCCGGAGCATGCTCGCGCTCGGCACCGCCGCGGCGGCCACGCCCTTGCTTGGCGCGGCCCCCGCCCAGGCCAGCCCTGGCACCGGAACCCTGGACGAACTGGGCATCACCGAGCTTCGCGAGCGGATGGACGCAGGGCGGCTCGACGCGGAACGGCTGACCCGCTACTACCTGGACCGGATCGAACGTATCGATCCGCTCCTGCACGCGGTGATCGAGGTCAATCCCGACGCGCTGCGGGAGGCCCGGCGACTGGACGCCGGGCAGCATCCCCGTGGGCCGCTCCACGGCATGCCCATTCTGCTGAAGGACCTGGTGGAAACCGCGGACCGCATGCACACAACGGCCGGATCACTCGCCCTGGAGGGCCTCCGGCCGGCAAGGGACGCCACGGTCGCGGCCAGGTTGCGCGCGGCCGGTGCCGTCATCCTCGGCAAGACCAACCTGAGCGAGTGGGCCGGTGGGATGTCGCTCACCCACCACGCCGGCTGGAGCGCCCGCGGTGGGCAGACCCGGAACCCCTACAAGCTGGACCGGTCCCCGAACGAGTCCAGCTCCGGTACGGCGGCCGCCGCCGCGGCCAACCTGTGTGTCGCCGGGATCGGTACCGAGACCAACGGTTCGATCATCGACCCCGCCTCGGCGAACTGCGTCGTCGGGGTGAAGCCGACCGTTGGCCTGGTCGGGCGCGGCGGAGTGATCCCCGGCGTGCCCAGCCAGGACAGTGTCGGCCCGATCGCGCGCACGGTCCGCGACGCCGCGATCATGCTGGGCGTCCTCGTCGGCATCGACGACCGTGATCCGGCGACCGAGGCGGGTCGTGGCCACTTCCCTCGTGACTACACCCGTTTCCTGGACGCCGACGGACTGCGTGGTGCGCGGATCGGCGTACCGCGAACCGTGTACTTCGGCTACAGCGACCACGCCGACGAGATCGCGGAGCGGGCGATCGCCACGCTGCGCGCCGCCGGCGCGACCGTGGTCGACCCGGCCGACATCCCGACGGCCGAGCAGCTGGAGGACCTCCCCAGCTCGAAGATCGTTCAGGTGTACGAGATCAAGCGGGCGCTGAACGCCTATCTGGACGGCGCCCCCGGCGACCACCCGCGCGGTCTGGCGGAGCTGATCGCGTTCAATCGCGCACACGCCGACCGCGAACTCCGCTATGTGCGGCAGGACGGTCTGGAGGCCGTGCACCGGCTGGACTTCACCGAGAGCGAGTACCGCGAGGCGCTGGCCACCAACCACCGGCTGTCGCGTGCCGAAGGCATCGACGCGGTGCTACGGCGCTTCCGCCTCGATGCGCTGGTGATGCCGACCACCGGACCGCCGGCCAAGATCGACCTGGTCCGCGGGGACAGCTACGGCGGCGGCGCGTCCACGCCCGCCGCACTCGCCGGATACCCCGCGATCAGCGTCCCGGCGGGTTTCGCCTCCGGCCTGCCGGTCGGCCTGACGTTCATGGGCACGGCGTGGAGCGAGCCGACCCTGCTCCGCCTGGCCTACGCCTACGAGCAGGTCGGCCGGGTCCGCAGAGCGCCGACATACCGCCCCGCCGACGTGGGCTTCTGA
- a CDS encoding VanZ family protein — MNQNASLSAPPRRTRTIALLGLAVLVMASAVFVVRRPLMMAAPMCVAGRWHGCFDTFNGVVLMTLVALPPAALVVWALARRRRAAGVASAWRMSLAEVGLVHGTVPFLWMTLMPGAGVGTVPPRVSLVPLRDLVTMGPFGIAGNLLVFAALGFFAPMRFAALASVPRILALGAGCSALVETAQYVLRLDRVSSVDDVLVNAAGAVLAALASRRWWRTTAEAPSDQPRPAPAPAG; from the coding sequence ATGAACCAGAACGCATCCCTGTCCGCACCGCCCCGCCGCACGCGCACGATCGCGCTCCTCGGCCTGGCGGTCCTCGTCATGGCGAGCGCCGTGTTCGTCGTGCGGCGGCCGCTCATGATGGCCGCTCCGATGTGCGTGGCCGGGCGGTGGCACGGCTGTTTCGACACCTTCAACGGCGTGGTGCTCATGACGTTGGTCGCGCTGCCGCCGGCCGCGCTCGTGGTGTGGGCTCTGGCGCGCCGTCGCCGTGCCGCCGGCGTCGCGTCGGCGTGGCGGATGTCGCTGGCCGAGGTGGGTTTGGTCCACGGGACGGTGCCGTTCCTGTGGATGACCCTGATGCCGGGTGCCGGGGTCGGCACCGTCCCGCCGCGGGTGAGCCTGGTACCGCTGCGGGACCTGGTCACGATGGGGCCGTTCGGGATCGCCGGCAACCTGCTGGTCTTTGCGGCGCTGGGGTTCTTCGCCCCGATGCGGTTCGCGGCGCTGGCGTCCGTGCCGCGGATCCTGGCGCTCGGGGCGGGCTGCTCGGCCCTGGTCGAAACCGCACAGTACGTCCTGCGGCTGGACCGGGTGTCGTCCGTGGACGACGTCCTGGTCAACGCCGCCGGCGCCGTGCTGGCCGCGCTGGCGTCGCGCCGCTGGTGGCGCACTACGGCCGAAGCGCCGTCGGACCAGCCCCGCCCCGCGCCGGCACCGGCAGGCTGA
- a CDS encoding response regulator transcription factor, translating to MRVLIVEDEPYLAEAVRDGLRLEAIAADIAGDGDSALELLSIHSYDLAVLDRDIPGPSGDEIARRIVASGSGIPILMLTAADRIDDKASGFELGADDYLTKPFELRELVMRLRALDRRRAYARPPVREIAGLRLDPFRREVFRDGRYVALTRKQFAVLEVLVAAEGGVVSAEELLERAWDNNADPFTNAVRITVSALRKRLGEPWLIATVPGVGYRIDTGMDTGMDTGMDTTHPGGTHE from the coding sequence ATGCGCGTGCTGATCGTGGAGGACGAGCCCTACCTGGCCGAAGCCGTCCGGGACGGTCTGCGGCTGGAGGCGATCGCCGCCGACATCGCCGGCGACGGCGACTCCGCCCTGGAACTGCTCAGTATCCACTCCTACGACCTCGCGGTCCTCGACCGCGACATCCCCGGCCCTTCCGGGGACGAGATCGCCCGGCGCATCGTCGCTTCCGGCAGTGGCATCCCGATCCTCATGCTCACCGCCGCCGACCGGATCGACGACAAGGCTTCCGGGTTCGAGCTCGGCGCCGACGACTACCTCACCAAACCGTTCGAGCTGCGGGAGCTCGTCATGCGGCTGCGGGCGCTCGACCGCAGACGCGCGTACGCCCGGCCCCCGGTCCGCGAGATCGCGGGCCTGCGTCTTGACCCCTTCCGCCGGGAGGTCTTCCGCGACGGACGCTACGTCGCGCTCACCCGCAAGCAGTTCGCCGTGCTCGAAGTCCTCGTCGCCGCCGAAGGCGGTGTCGTCAGTGCCGAAGAGCTGCTGGAGCGGGCCTGGGACAACAACGCCGATCCCTTCACCAACGCCGTCCGCATCACCGTCTCCGCACTGCGCAAACGACTCGGCGAACCATGGCTCATCGCCACGGTGCCCGGCGTCGGCTACCGGATCGACACCGGCATGGACACCGGCATGGACACCGGCATGGACACCACCCACCCCGGCGGCACTCATGAATAG
- a CDS encoding sensor histidine kinase, with protein MNRRPGLSARMKLTISYAGFLLLAGALLLAVMWVFVLRWLPDGDPGSIQRRFGAVIITGPNRADLLRGFAPAVATALAFLLVFGLLGGWILAGRMLAPLTRIAYAARTAANGSLAHRIRMKGRRDEFRELADAFDTMLEQLESQVAEQRRFAANASHELRTPLAISRTLLDAARNDPARDQGELIERLHTVNTRAINLTEALLLLSRADRGSFTREPVDLSLIAEEAAETLLPLAEKRQITLDVTGETTRTVGSAALILRMVTNLVQNAIVHNLPVGGTVTVHTERRHDASVLRVENTGHPLPSELVPALTEPFQRVTERIRTDEHAGVGLGLAIVHSVVRAHDGTLDLTPRPTGGLLVTVRLPGTPRAPSPSGGPVDR; from the coding sequence ATGAATAGACGCCCAGGGCTCAGCGCCCGAATGAAGCTCACCATCAGCTACGCCGGCTTCCTCCTCCTCGCCGGCGCTCTCCTGCTGGCCGTGATGTGGGTATTCGTGCTGCGCTGGCTACCGGACGGCGACCCCGGATCCATCCAGAGGAGGTTCGGCGCCGTGATCATCACCGGCCCCAACCGCGCCGACCTCCTGCGTGGCTTCGCCCCCGCCGTGGCCACGGCACTGGCCTTCCTCCTCGTGTTCGGCCTCCTGGGAGGATGGATCCTCGCCGGCCGGATGCTCGCACCCCTCACACGGATCGCATACGCGGCACGGACGGCCGCGAACGGCTCGCTGGCCCACCGGATCCGCATGAAGGGCCGCCGGGACGAATTCCGCGAACTCGCCGACGCGTTCGACACCATGCTCGAACAACTCGAGTCCCAGGTCGCCGAGCAGCGGAGGTTCGCCGCGAACGCCTCCCACGAACTGCGCACCCCGCTGGCAATCTCCCGTACACTCCTCGACGCCGCCCGCAACGACCCCGCGCGGGACCAGGGCGAACTCATCGAACGCCTCCACACGGTCAACACGCGGGCGATCAACCTCACCGAGGCCCTCCTGCTGCTCAGCCGCGCCGACCGCGGGAGCTTCACCCGCGAGCCCGTGGACCTCTCCCTCATAGCCGAAGAAGCCGCCGAAACGCTGCTTCCCCTCGCCGAAAAGCGCCAGATCACGCTCGACGTCACCGGCGAGACGACGCGGACCGTCGGCTCCGCGGCGCTCATCCTGCGGATGGTGACGAACCTCGTCCAGAACGCCATCGTCCACAACCTCCCCGTGGGCGGCACCGTAACGGTCCACACCGAACGGCGGCACGACGCGAGCGTGCTGCGGGTCGAGAACACGGGCCATCCGCTCCCATCGGAGCTGGTACCGGCCCTCACCGAACCCTTCCAGCGCGTAACAGAACGCATACGCACCGACGAGCACGCCGGCGTCGGCCTCGGGCTGGCCATCGTGCACAGCGTCGTCCGAGCACACGACGGCACCCTCGACCTCACACCCCGTCCCACCGGCGGCCTCCTCGTCACGGTTCGGCTGCCCGGCACGCCGCGGGCACCGTCCCCGAGCGGGGGCCCGGTGGATCGTTGA
- the icmF gene encoding fused isobutyryl-CoA mutase/GTPase IcmF has protein sequence MSDLHRPVHPVRLVTASALFDGHDASINIMRRIFQSQGAEVIHLGHNRSVREVVDAALEEDAHGVAVSSYQGGHVEYFEYLVESLRAQGADHVRVVGGGGGVIVPEEINRLRDSGVTIFSPEDGQRMGLAGMVNSVMKDCDFGLWDRQPADVADVLAGDRFAIARAITGAELGKLPPVFLEQLRAAAGARVTPVLGITGTGGSGKSSLTDELVRRFRVDQQDKLRIAVIAVDPTRRRGGGALLGDRIRMNSLDGNRVFFRSLATRGGRELPEHLSDVIDVVKAAGFDLVVVETPGIGQGDAAIVPFVDTSMYVMTPEFGAASQLEKIDMLDFADVVAINKFERRGAKDALRDVARQLVRNREAFTMRPEDMPVYGSSAATFNDDGVTALHQHLKTVLAEKGLPLSEGSLAPVDVRHSSGIRQVVPAERVRYLAEISETVRGYHAETGQLAEAARRVQRLEAVTAELEEAGSDAGNVRSLLEDARRQLPYDITERIENWPAVIASYSGDEQVVKIRDKEIRTKLTRESLSGNKIPRVALPRFTDHGELVRFWRGENLPGHFPFTAGVFPFKRDSEDPARMFAGEGDPFRTNRRFKLLSEGQPATRLSTAFDSVTLYGRDPDERPDNYGKVGTSGVSVATLEDMKALYDGFDLVAPTTSVSMTINGPAPTILAFFLNTAVDQQIDRFRETEGREPSPEETAEIRAHALGHVRGTVQADILKEDQGQNTCLFSTEFSLRMMADIQEWFIAHKVRNFYSVSISGYHIAEAGANPISQLAFTLANGFTYVEAYLARGMDIDDFSPNLSFFFSNGMDPEYSVLGRVARRIWAVAMKEKYGANERSQKLKYHVQTSGRSLHAQEMDFNDIRTTLQALIAIYDNCNSLHTNAYDEAVTTPTEDSVRRALAIQLIINREWGLAMNENPLQGSFIIDELTDLVEEAVLAEFERISERGGVLGAMETGYQRGRIQDESMLYEQRKHDGTLPIIGVNTFRDPHADTAAPDAIELARATEDEKKSQLARVRDFQSRHHETAHAALAALKDAAVSDRNVFAVLMDAARVCSLQQITDAFFEVGGQYRRNV, from the coding sequence ATGAGCGATCTGCACCGTCCCGTGCACCCCGTCCGCCTGGTTACCGCTTCGGCGCTGTTCGACGGGCACGACGCGTCGATCAACATCATGCGAAGGATCTTCCAGTCCCAGGGCGCGGAGGTGATCCACCTCGGTCACAACCGGTCGGTGCGGGAGGTCGTGGACGCGGCGCTGGAGGAGGACGCGCACGGTGTCGCGGTCTCGTCCTACCAGGGCGGCCATGTCGAGTACTTCGAGTACCTCGTGGAGTCGCTGCGCGCGCAAGGCGCGGACCACGTCCGTGTCGTGGGCGGTGGGGGCGGTGTGATCGTGCCCGAGGAGATCAACCGGCTGCGCGACAGCGGAGTGACCATCTTCTCTCCCGAGGACGGGCAGCGGATGGGCCTGGCCGGGATGGTCAACTCGGTGATGAAGGACTGCGACTTCGGCCTCTGGGATCGTCAACCGGCCGATGTCGCCGACGTGCTGGCGGGCGACCGGTTCGCCATCGCCCGCGCCATCACCGGCGCCGAACTCGGCAAGCTGCCACCGGTCTTCCTGGAGCAGTTGCGCGCCGCGGCCGGGGCGCGGGTCACCCCGGTGCTCGGCATCACCGGCACCGGCGGTTCGGGCAAGTCGTCGCTCACCGACGAGCTGGTGCGCCGCTTCCGGGTGGACCAGCAGGACAAGCTGCGGATCGCGGTGATCGCCGTCGACCCGACCCGCCGCCGCGGGGGAGGGGCGCTGCTCGGCGACCGCATCCGCATGAACTCCCTCGACGGCAACCGGGTGTTCTTCCGGAGTCTGGCCACCCGCGGCGGCCGTGAGCTGCCCGAGCACCTGTCCGACGTGATCGATGTGGTGAAGGCGGCCGGATTCGACCTGGTGGTCGTGGAGACCCCGGGCATCGGCCAGGGCGACGCGGCGATCGTGCCGTTCGTCGACACCTCGATGTACGTGATGACTCCCGAGTTCGGTGCCGCCTCGCAGCTGGAGAAGATCGACATGCTCGACTTCGCCGACGTCGTGGCGATCAACAAGTTCGAGCGGCGCGGCGCCAAGGACGCCCTCCGCGACGTGGCCCGCCAACTGGTCCGCAACCGCGAGGCGTTCACCATGCGGCCCGAGGACATGCCGGTGTACGGCTCCTCGGCGGCCACGTTCAACGACGACGGCGTCACCGCGCTCCACCAGCACCTGAAGACCGTCCTGGCCGAGAAGGGCCTGCCGCTGTCCGAGGGCAGCCTGGCGCCGGTCGACGTGCGTCACTCCTCCGGCATCCGGCAGGTGGTTCCCGCGGAGCGGGTGCGCTATCTCGCCGAGATCAGCGAGACGGTCCGCGGGTACCACGCCGAGACCGGTCAACTGGCCGAAGCGGCACGGCGCGTACAGCGTCTGGAGGCGGTCACGGCCGAGCTCGAGGAGGCGGGCTCCGACGCCGGGAACGTGCGGTCGCTGCTCGAGGACGCCCGCAGGCAGCTCCCGTACGACATCACGGAGCGGATCGAGAACTGGCCCGCCGTCATCGCCTCCTACTCCGGCGATGAGCAGGTCGTGAAGATCCGGGACAAGGAGATCCGTACCAAGCTGACCCGCGAGTCGCTGTCGGGCAACAAGATCCCCCGGGTCGCCCTGCCCCGCTTCACCGACCACGGGGAACTGGTGCGGTTCTGGCGCGGGGAGAACCTGCCCGGCCACTTCCCCTTCACCGCCGGGGTGTTCCCCTTCAAGCGCGACAGCGAGGACCCGGCGCGGATGTTCGCCGGCGAGGGCGACCCGTTCCGCACCAACCGGCGCTTCAAGCTGCTCTCCGAGGGCCAGCCGGCCACCCGCCTGTCCACCGCCTTCGACTCCGTCACCCTCTACGGCCGTGACCCCGACGAACGCCCAGACAACTACGGCAAGGTCGGCACATCCGGCGTCTCGGTGGCCACGCTGGAGGACATGAAGGCGCTCTACGACGGCTTTGACCTGGTCGCGCCCACAACTTCGGTCTCCATGACGATCAACGGACCCGCGCCGACCATCCTGGCCTTCTTCCTCAACACCGCCGTCGACCAGCAGATCGACCGGTTCCGGGAGACCGAGGGCCGCGAACCGTCGCCCGAGGAGACGGCCGAAATCCGTGCGCACGCCCTGGGACACGTGCGCGGCACGGTGCAGGCCGACATCCTCAAGGAGGACCAGGGGCAGAACACCTGCCTGTTCTCCACCGAATTCAGCCTGCGGATGATGGCCGACATCCAGGAGTGGTTCATCGCCCACAAGGTCCGCAACTTCTACTCGGTGTCCATCTCCGGCTATCACATCGCCGAGGCCGGCGCGAACCCCATCAGCCAGCTGGCCTTCACCCTGGCCAACGGCTTCACCTACGTCGAGGCTTACCTCGCCCGGGGCATGGACATCGACGACTTCTCCCCGAACCTGTCGTTCTTCTTCTCCAACGGCATGGACCCCGAGTACTCCGTCCTCGGCCGGGTCGCCCGCCGCATCTGGGCCGTGGCGATGAAGGAGAAGTACGGCGCGAACGAGCGCAGTCAGAAGCTGAAGTACCACGTCCAGACCTCCGGCCGCTCGCTGCACGCCCAGGAGATGGACTTCAACGACATCCGCACCACCCTTCAGGCGCTCATCGCGATCTACGACAACTGCAACAGCCTGCACACCAACGCCTACGACGAGGCGGTCACCACCCCCACCGAGGACTCGGTCCGCCGGGCCCTGGCCATCCAGCTGATCATCAACCGGGAGTGGGGTCTGGCGATGAACGAGAACCCCCTCCAGGGGTCGTTCATCATCGATGAGCTCACCGACCTGGTGGAGGAGGCCGTACTCGCGGAGTTCGAGCGGATCAGCGAGCGCGGCGGTGTGCTCGGCGCCATGGAGACCGGCTACCAGCGTGGCCGTATTCAGGACGAGTCGATGCTGTATGAGCAGCGCAAGCACGACGGCACCCTGCCGATCATCGGCGTCAACACCTTCCGCGACCCGCATGCGGACACCGCCGCGCCCGACGCCATCGAGCTGGCGCGCGCCACCGAGGACGAGAAGAAGTCCCAGCTCGCGCGGGTACGGGATTTCCAGTCCCGCCACCACGAGACGGCCCACGCCGCGCTGGCCGCCCTCAAGGACGCGGCGGTGAGTGACCGCAATGTCTTCGCCGTCCTCATGGACGCCGCCCGGGTCTGCTCGCTCCAGCAGATCACCGACGCCTTCTTCGAGGTCGGCGGCCAGTACCGCCGCAACGTCTGA
- a CDS encoding 3-hydroxybutyryl-CoA dehydrogenase codes for MYPVTRLGVVGCGLMGSGIAEVAARNGIDVRVAEATPDAVEAGRRRLTASLDGGVRRGKFSEEQRDQALARLSFAHDLSDLADRQFVIEAVAENRDIKTDVLRALDKVVEDPAAILATNTSSIPIVDLAVATERPAQLIGMHFFNPVPVQQLVEVIPALTTSQETVQRTRDLVQQLGKQAIQAPDRSGFVVNALLVPYLLSAVRMVESGSARPDDIDRGMELGCAHPMGPLRLLDLIGLDTAQAVAESMYEEFKEPLYAPPALLRRMVAAGHLGRKSGRGFYTYDA; via the coding sequence ATGTATCCCGTTACCCGTCTCGGCGTCGTCGGCTGCGGTCTCATGGGCTCCGGCATCGCCGAAGTCGCCGCCCGCAACGGCATCGATGTCCGTGTCGCCGAGGCCACCCCGGACGCCGTCGAGGCGGGCCGCCGTCGTCTGACCGCCTCCCTCGACGGGGGCGTACGGCGCGGCAAGTTCAGCGAGGAGCAGCGAGACCAGGCCCTCGCCCGGCTTTCCTTCGCCCACGACCTGAGTGACCTGGCCGACCGCCAGTTCGTCATCGAGGCCGTCGCCGAGAACCGCGACATCAAGACCGACGTCCTGCGCGCCCTGGACAAGGTCGTGGAAGACCCGGCGGCGATCCTGGCCACCAACACCTCCTCGATTCCCATCGTCGACCTCGCCGTCGCCACAGAACGGCCCGCCCAGCTCATTGGTATGCACTTCTTCAACCCCGTGCCCGTGCAGCAGCTGGTCGAGGTCATCCCCGCTCTCACCACCAGCCAGGAGACCGTGCAGCGCACCCGCGACCTCGTCCAGCAGCTCGGCAAGCAGGCCATCCAGGCACCCGACCGCTCCGGCTTCGTCGTCAACGCCCTCCTTGTGCCCTACCTGCTGAGCGCGGTGCGGATGGTGGAATCGGGCTCGGCACGGCCGGACGACATCGACCGGGGCATGGAACTCGGCTGCGCCCACCCCATGGGGCCGCTCCGCCTGCTCGACCTCATCGGACTCGACACCGCCCAGGCGGTGGCCGAGTCGATGTACGAGGAGTTCAAGGAACCCCTGTACGCACCGCCCGCCCTGCTGCGCCGCATGGTCGCGGCAGGTCACCTGGGCCGCAAGAGCGGTCGTGGCTTCTACACCTACGATGCCTGA
- a CDS encoding electron transfer flavoprotein subunit beta/FixA family protein, translated as MSLRIVVCVKYVPDATGDRHFAEDLTVDRDDVDGLLSELDEYAVEQALQIAEERQRAGDDAEITVLTVGPEDAKDALRKALSMGADKAVHVEDEDLHGTDALGTSLVLARAIEKTGYDLVVCGMASTDGTMGVLAAMLAERLGVPQVSLLSEVSVEDGTVTGRRDGDTATEQLQARLPAVVSVTDQSGEARYPSFKGIMAAKKKPVASWDLSDLDIEAEDVGLEGAWTAVEGATERPARTAGTIVKDEGEGGKQLAAFLAERKFI; from the coding sequence GTGAGCTTGAGGATCGTTGTCTGTGTTAAGTACGTGCCCGACGCCACCGGCGACCGGCACTTCGCCGAAGACCTGACCGTCGATCGCGACGACGTGGACGGCCTGCTCTCGGAGCTGGACGAGTACGCGGTCGAGCAGGCCCTCCAGATCGCCGAGGAGCGTCAGCGGGCAGGTGATGACGCCGAGATCACCGTGCTGACCGTCGGCCCGGAGGACGCCAAGGACGCGCTGCGCAAGGCGCTGTCGATGGGGGCGGACAAGGCCGTGCACGTCGAGGACGAGGATCTGCACGGGACCGACGCGCTGGGCACCTCGCTGGTGCTGGCCAGGGCCATCGAGAAGACCGGCTACGACCTGGTGGTCTGCGGGATGGCTTCCACGGACGGCACGATGGGCGTGCTTGCGGCGATGCTGGCGGAGCGCCTGGGTGTGCCGCAGGTGTCGCTGCTGTCGGAGGTGTCGGTCGAGGACGGCACGGTGACGGGGCGCCGTGACGGGGACACCGCGACCGAGCAGCTTCAGGCGCGGCTTCCGGCGGTGGTGTCGGTGACCGACCAGTCCGGTGAGGCCCGCTACCCGTCGTTCAAGGGCATCATGGCGGCGAAGAAGAAGCCGGTGGCCTCCTGGGATCTGTCCGACCTCGACATCGAGGCCGAGGACGTGGGGCTGGAGGGTGCCTGGACGGCCGTGGAGGGCGCCACCGAGCGTCCGGCCCGCACCGCGGGCACGATCGTCAAGGACGAGGGCGAGGGCGGTAAGCAGCTCGCCGCCTTTCTCGCGGAGCGCAAATTCATCTGA